A single genomic interval of Helianthus annuus cultivar XRQ/B chromosome 6, HanXRQr2.0-SUNRISE, whole genome shotgun sequence harbors:
- the LOC110864991 gene encoding plastoglobulin-1, chloroplastic: protein MSLLFSHNPSLLFSSPTTITTTTTSSTTTIPIFHRKPIKPTSIRFSSNKPPSSPGWNPSDQTLNDDEESDGSQPITITDEWGEKSEPVNEQLTKLSTSDPPQEIDEWGTGGEKVQLESGNGSPVVEESGKIDELKRCLVDSVYGTGLGFNASVEERAEIMELVTRLEAVNPTPAPTEALELLEGNWVLLYTAFSELLPLLAVGTTPLLKVDKICQEIFTSSLTIDNSITFSSPFATFTSTASADFEVRSPSRIQVQFKEGSFQPPKIKSNVSLPENVDIFGQNVNLSPLQQTLNPLQEAVANLAGVISGQSPLKISIPGERSKSWLLITYLDKDLRISRGDGGLFVLAKEGSPLLDQ from the exons ATGTCTCTCCTCTTCTCCCACAACCCATCACTCCTCTTCTCCtcccccaccaccatcaccaccacaaccaccagtAGCACCACCACAATCCCCATCTTCCACCGCAAACCAATCAAACCCACATCCATCCGATTCTCCTCAAACAAGCCCCCATCTTCCCCAGGATGGAACCCATCCGATCAAACCCTCAACGACGACGAAGAATCCGACGGCTCACAACCCATCACCATCACAGACGAGTGGGGGGAGAAATCTGAGCCGGTAAACGAACAATTGACTAAATTATCAACCTCAGATCCTCCACAAGAAATAGATGAGTGGGGAACGGGTGGTGAAAAGGTACAGTTAGAAAGTGGAAATGGAAGTCCGGTGGTTGAAGAAAGTGGTAAGATTGATGAGCTGAAGAGGTGTTTGGTGGACAGTGTGTATGGGACTGGTCTTGGGTTTAATGCTTCGGTTGAGGAGCGGGCGGAGATTATGGAGTTGGTGACTCGGTTAGAGGCGGTTAACCCGACACCAGCTCCTACTGAAGCTTTGGAGCTTCTTGAGGGTAACTGGGTTCTGCT GTACACTGCATTTTCTGAATTATTACCACTTCTTGCAGTTGGCACAACTCCATTGTTGAAGGTTGACAAAATTTGTCAAGAAATATTTACGAGCAGCCTTACGATTGATAATTCCATTACATTTTCCAGCCCTTTTGCTACTTTCACATCCACTGCATCTGCAGACTTTGAAGTGCGAAGCCCGTCAAGAATACAG GTTCAGTTTAAGGAAGGGAGTTTTCAGCCTCCAAAGATAAAGTCAAACGTAAGCCTTCCTGAGAATGTTGACATTTTTGGTCAAAATGTCAATTTGTCACCATTGCAGCAAACTCTCAACCCTTTGCAAGAGGCTGTGGCTAATCTAGCTGGTGTTATTTCGGGCCAGTCTCCTCTTAAGATTTCCATTCCGGGTGAACGGTCAAAGTCTTGGCTGCTTATTACATACCTTGATAAGGATTTGAGGATATCAAGAGGTGACGGTGGCCTTTTTGTTCTTGCTAAAGAAGGAAGCCCTCTTTTGGATCAATGA